From the Hymenobacter yonginensis genome, one window contains:
- a CDS encoding SprB repeat-containing protein, producing the protein MRVLLKKEWAPNGTWGDRDYDQAYGYYLGAAAWEFDTVSLAVVYTPFPLYASYTVDQSTGEQPPEDYSKPLSELVFGVPGVEGAAATYTGYFHDGAAGVRTLVLRLTKLTTICFGASTGELQLLTSGSITGPFSYLWEDGSTTLQRGLVPAGRYSVTVTEDATGAACTIALQAEQNARINVLVERRDTQVTLVASGGTAPFTYLWSDGSTLATRTDLQDGTHVCAIVDALGCSAEVSVNFSRLSYYFSRNPIPLRLDAGDAYRADPTSLPELTFTCQVLVEQQYLSEEFTAVGTELEQPADRDGRTSFQVQELLAPYLDYHVPAPAGPVAERATALFKRFFLRHAQVAGNPPVKGPSTGAEQHYVLLGGLSFTEAQARTWFDDYQPRHKPFLTWEPNDKWVFAGQPEFLYFQALAPTPSVRMLAELRFDDNTSQVLPLGELEGVRQFEVFCFGVGFGQLNLARLPAERRDKVVSWQVSVVDDDGRRLSEVRRYHLDRLPPATCRYLLYANSLGGMNTFVARGEAQQDAEVTGDQVEVQLPLDYDPLRGDTAVLERELRPVLKLASGVHLGRAEHLGLQELLLSRRVLLLNAGRWLAGYVKTKTVNVLDEGKRVPTLEVEFVLPAERQFTPYLPPAAPAAVGPDSGAL; encoded by the coding sequence ATGCGCGTTTTACTGAAAAAAGAATGGGCCCCGAACGGCACCTGGGGCGACCGGGATTACGACCAGGCCTACGGCTACTACCTGGGCGCCGCGGCCTGGGAGTTTGATACGGTGTCGCTGGCGGTGGTGTACACCCCGTTTCCGCTCTACGCCAGCTACACGGTCGACCAGAGCACCGGTGAGCAGCCGCCGGAAGACTACAGCAAGCCGCTGAGCGAGCTGGTCTTTGGCGTGCCCGGCGTCGAGGGCGCGGCCGCCACCTACACCGGCTACTTCCACGACGGCGCGGCCGGCGTGCGCACGCTGGTGCTGCGCCTGACCAAGCTCACGACCATCTGTTTCGGAGCCAGTACCGGCGAGCTGCAGCTGCTCACGAGCGGCAGCATCACGGGCCCGTTCAGCTACCTGTGGGAGGACGGCAGCACAACGCTGCAGCGGGGCCTGGTGCCGGCCGGCCGCTACAGCGTGACGGTGACGGAAGACGCCACCGGCGCCGCGTGCACCATCGCCCTGCAGGCCGAGCAGAACGCGCGCATCAACGTGCTGGTTGAGCGGCGCGACACGCAGGTGACGCTGGTGGCCAGCGGGGGCACGGCCCCGTTCACCTACCTGTGGAGCGACGGCAGCACGCTGGCCACGCGCACCGACCTGCAGGACGGCACCCACGTGTGCGCCATTGTTGACGCGCTGGGCTGCTCGGCGGAAGTGAGCGTGAACTTCTCGCGCCTGAGCTACTACTTCTCCCGCAACCCCATCCCGTTGCGCCTCGACGCCGGCGACGCCTACCGGGCCGACCCGACGAGCCTGCCGGAGCTCACCTTCACGTGTCAGGTGCTGGTCGAGCAGCAGTACCTGAGCGAGGAGTTCACGGCTGTGGGCACGGAGCTCGAGCAGCCGGCCGACCGCGACGGCCGCACCAGCTTTCAGGTGCAGGAGCTGCTGGCGCCCTACCTTGACTACCACGTGCCGGCCCCGGCCGGCCCGGTGGCCGAGCGGGCCACGGCCCTGTTCAAGCGGTTTTTCCTGCGCCACGCCCAGGTGGCGGGCAATCCGCCCGTGAAAGGGCCCAGCACCGGGGCCGAGCAGCATTACGTGCTACTCGGCGGGCTCAGCTTCACCGAGGCGCAGGCCCGCACCTGGTTCGACGACTACCAGCCCCGCCACAAACCGTTCCTGACCTGGGAGCCGAACGACAAGTGGGTGTTTGCCGGGCAGCCCGAGTTCCTATACTTCCAGGCCCTGGCCCCCACGCCGAGCGTGCGTATGCTGGCCGAGCTGCGCTTCGACGACAACACCAGCCAGGTGCTGCCGCTGGGTGAGCTGGAAGGCGTCCGGCAGTTCGAGGTGTTCTGCTTTGGCGTCGGCTTCGGGCAGCTGAACCTGGCGCGGCTGCCGGCCGAGCGGCGGGATAAGGTCGTGAGCTGGCAGGTGTCGGTGGTGGACGACGACGGCCGGCGCCTGAGCGAGGTGCGCCGCTACCACCTGGACCGGCTGCCGCCGGCCACGTGCCGCTACCTGCTCTACGCCAACTCGCTCGGCGGCATGAATACGTTCGTGGCCAGAGGCGAGGCCCAGCAGGACGCGGAAGTGACCGGCGACCAGGTAGAGGTGCAACTCCCGCTCGACTACGATCCGCTGCGCGGCGACACGGCCGTGCTGGAGCGCGAGTTGCGGCCGGTGCTCAAGCTGGCCTCGGGCGTGCACCTGGGCCGGGCCGAGCACCTGGGTTTGCAGGAGCTGCTGCTCAGCCGCAGAGTGCTGCTGCTCAACGCCGGCCGCTGGCTGGCCGGCTACGTGAAAACCAAAACGGTGAACGTGCTCGACGAGGGCAAGCGCGTGCCCACGCTGGAAGTGGAGTTTGTGCTGCCCGCCGAGCGGCAGTTTACGCCCTACCTGCCGCCGGCTGCCCCGGCGGCCGTGGGCCCTGATTCCGGCGCGCTATGA
- a CDS encoding lysozyme, with the protein MKTDAAGRAFITKEEGEVLKTYLCAAGVATIGVGHTGPDVVARMTITREQSQMLLSKDLARFEAAVNRAVTVPLTQNQFNALVSFAFNLGEAALAKSSLVRYVNTTAVRDPAALRNYFRIWRNVNGKLSAAIEARRLREAALFLKP; encoded by the coding sequence ATGAAAACCGACGCTGCCGGTCGGGCCTTTATCACGAAGGAAGAAGGCGAAGTGCTGAAAACGTACCTATGCGCGGCCGGCGTGGCCACCATCGGCGTGGGCCACACCGGGCCCGACGTGGTGGCCCGCATGACCATCACCCGGGAGCAGAGCCAGATGCTGCTCAGCAAAGACCTGGCGCGCTTCGAGGCGGCCGTCAACCGCGCCGTGACCGTGCCGCTCACCCAGAACCAGTTCAACGCCCTGGTGTCGTTTGCCTTCAACCTGGGCGAGGCGGCGCTGGCCAAGTCCAGTTTGGTGCGCTACGTCAACACGACGGCCGTCCGCGACCCGGCTGCGCTCCGGAACTACTTCCGCATCTGGCGCAACGTGAACGGCAAGCTCAGCGCCGCCATTGAAGCGCGCCGGCTGCGCGAGGCCGCCTTATTCCTCAAGCCATGA
- a CDS encoding phage holin family protein — MLSIVLPPQVHFMLEKAWHLFEKYIFNDWNALAFLMVLFLLDTGLGMARSFRQGRFHSRGMRQMFTKLRDYGVGIVVAHVFCNIEVDGSKFPWAEYMAFGVKGAIYFFILLIETKSIDENLRGLGGLGLPLPKFLRRGMTDWEETGQFRSKTPPDELPAAPEPDPSTEPAEGTIPPAL, encoded by the coding sequence ATGCTCTCCATAGTCCTGCCTCCACAAGTGCACTTCATGCTGGAAAAAGCGTGGCATCTGTTCGAGAAATACATTTTCAACGACTGGAATGCGCTGGCCTTTCTCATGGTGCTGTTCCTGCTCGACACCGGCCTGGGCATGGCCCGCAGCTTCCGGCAGGGCCGCTTCCACTCACGGGGAATGCGCCAGATGTTCACCAAGCTGCGCGACTACGGCGTGGGCATCGTCGTGGCCCACGTGTTCTGCAACATCGAGGTTGACGGCAGCAAGTTTCCCTGGGCCGAGTACATGGCCTTCGGGGTGAAGGGCGCCATCTACTTCTTCATCCTGCTGATCGAAACCAAGAGCATCGACGAAAACCTGCGCGGGCTTGGCGGCCTGGGCCTGCCGCTGCCCAAGTTCCTGCGCCGCGGCATGACCGACTGGGAGGAAACCGGCCAGTTCCGCAGCAAGACGCCCCCAGACGAGTTGCCTGCCGCCCCGGAACCTGATCCATCCACGGAGCCCGCTGAGGGCACCATACCCCCTGCACTATGA
- a CDS encoding DUF6712 family protein has product MLSLLKTSEELRRYVSVDTSVVPEPVQREQERLRGQLLLPVLGATLLHWLDAQYAAGAAATDQTPAGQLLARVQAPLARLAMAGALDELQVSLGDTGIHIVSTETQKTAFQWQITALRRTLSRKGYQDMNALLEWLESSRATTPELQAWAAGPGQLYRRQLLVSAVEFSRFENIQESWPVFEALRPLISTQELFILEPQLGYDFLSELREQVRTRTLTAENEELLEQFVRPALASLTLARAVPELGLRLTGDGIELMVARLDDSNSKEADAGLDQLLAARAFEAQRAADIRLEKMRQFLNRTASATRYATYFTLGPYRAPATPVVALNTAESKVIRFC; this is encoded by the coding sequence ATGCTGAGCCTGCTTAAAACGAGTGAAGAGCTGCGCCGCTACGTGAGCGTGGATACGAGCGTGGTGCCCGAGCCGGTGCAGCGCGAGCAGGAGCGCCTGCGGGGCCAGCTGCTGCTGCCGGTGCTCGGGGCCACGCTGCTGCACTGGCTGGATGCGCAGTATGCCGCCGGCGCCGCGGCCACCGACCAGACGCCGGCCGGCCAGCTGCTGGCCCGGGTGCAGGCCCCGCTGGCGCGCCTGGCCATGGCCGGCGCCCTGGACGAGCTGCAGGTGAGCCTCGGCGATACGGGCATCCACATCGTGAGCACGGAAACGCAGAAAACGGCCTTCCAATGGCAGATTACGGCCCTGCGCCGCACGCTCAGCCGCAAGGGCTACCAGGATATGAACGCGCTACTCGAGTGGCTGGAAAGCAGCCGCGCCACCACGCCGGAGCTGCAGGCCTGGGCCGCGGGCCCCGGGCAGCTCTACCGCCGGCAGTTGCTGGTGTCGGCCGTGGAGTTCTCGCGCTTCGAGAACATTCAGGAGTCGTGGCCGGTGTTCGAGGCCCTGCGGCCGCTGATCAGCACGCAGGAGCTGTTCATTCTCGAGCCGCAGCTGGGCTACGACTTCCTGAGCGAACTGCGTGAGCAGGTCCGCACCCGCACTCTGACGGCCGAAAACGAAGAGCTGCTCGAGCAGTTCGTGCGGCCGGCGCTGGCCAGCCTGACGCTGGCTAGGGCTGTGCCCGAGCTGGGGTTGCGGCTGACCGGCGACGGCATTGAGCTGATGGTGGCCCGCCTGGACGACTCCAACAGCAAGGAAGCCGATGCCGGCCTCGACCAGCTGCTGGCCGCCCGGGCCTTCGAGGCCCAGCGCGCGGCCGACATCCGGCTGGAGAAGATGCGGCAGTTCCTGAACCGCACGGCCTCCGCTACCAGGTACGCCACCTACTTCACGCTCGGTCCTTACCGGGCGCCTGCCACGCCGGTCGTGGCGCTCAATACGGCTGAATCCAAGGTTATCCGCTTCTGCTAA